Genomic window (Caldinitratiruptor microaerophilus):
CTCGTCTCCGTCCTGGTCGGCCACCTCTTCGCCGACCTGATCACGAGTTTCGGGACCCGCATCCTGTTGCCGTGGGACAACACGTTCTACGCGCTGGACTGGATCGCGCTCACGGAACCCCTCATCGTCCTGCCACTCCTCCTGGGCGCCCTCGTCGCCTGGCGGCGCCCGGCCGCGGCACGGCGCTGGCTCGGCGCCGGGCTGGCCGCGGCCATGCTCTTCATCGGGTACCGGGGCGTCACGCACGAGGTGCTCCTGCGCCGGGTGGTCCGCACCTACGCGGCGAGCGGGCCGGTGCTCTCCGCCAGCATGCAGCCGGCGTACTGGCGTCTGACCCGCTACGAGTACGTCGTGGAGACCCCCGAGGCGTTCCGGCTGGGCGCGGTGCACCCGTTCGGGACACCGTCGGAGTATGCCGTGTACTACAAGCCCCTGAGGAGTGACCCCGTCGTCCGGGCGGCGGAGTCCGATCCGGCGCTCGGGCCGATCCTCCGCTTCGCAAGGCACCCGCTGCTGACGTACACGCCGGGCCCCGACGGATACCTTGTCAACATCACCGACTTCCGGGGCGGGTTCGCCTTCCGGTTCCGCCTGCACCTCGTCCCCCCGGCCGTGGCGGCGACGGCCCCGGGCGGCTAGCCCTTTCGCCGGCTGCGGCCCGCTCCGTGCCAGCCTGCGGTATAATTGGGGCGACGCTGGCACGGGAGGACGAGCATTGGCGGACACCCTGGATCGCGCACTGCTCGAGTGGTACGACTCCCGGCGCCGGGACCTGCCCTGGCGGCGACAGCGGGACCCGTACCGGATCTGGGTCTCCGAGGTCATGCTCCAGCAGACCCGGGTGGAGACGGCCATCCCTTACTACCTGCGGTGGCTCGAGCGCTTCCCGGACCTCCTGAGCCTGGCCCGGGCGCCCGAGGAAGAGGTCCTGGCGCTGTGGTCCGGGCTCGGGTACTACTCCCGGGCCCGTAACCTGCACGCGGCGGTCCGCGAGGTCGCCTCCCGGTACGGCGGGGAGGTGCCGAGGGATCCCGACGCCTTCGCGGCGCTGCCGGGGGTGGGCGAGTACACCGCCGGCGCGGTTCTCTCCATCGCCTACGGGCTGCGCCTGCCCGCCGTCGACGGCAACGCCCTCCGCGTGCTGGTGCGGCTGGGCGCCCTCGAGGGCGACATCACCCGCACCGCCGTCCGGCGGGAGGCGGTCCGGCTTGCCGCGCGCCTCGTCCCGGAGGACCGCCCCGGGGACTTCAACCAGGCCCTCATGGAACTCGGCGGCTCGGTCTGCGTCCCCCGCCGGCCGCGGTGCGGCGACTGCCCGATCACAGCCTGGTGCGAGGCCAGGCGGCGGGGCCTGGAGGGCGTCCTGCCGCGGCGCACCCGCCGCCCCGCCGCGCCGGCGGTGCCCCTGGCGGCGGCCCTGATCCGGGACGGTTCGGGCCGGGTCGGCCTCGCGCGCCGGCCCGCCGTGGGCCTGCTGGCCGGCATGTGGGGCCTGCCGGCGTTCGAGGTGGGGGCCGAGACCCCCGCCGGGGCGGTCGCTGCCGCTCTCGAGCGTCACCTGGAGGAGGCACACGGGCTGCGGGTGCGGGTGGGGCCGCCGGTTGCCCGCGCCCGCCATGTGTTCAGCCACCGGACGTGGGAGATGACGGCGTTCGCCGGCGACCTGCTGGAGGCACCGCCGGAAGGACCGGGCTGGCGCTGGCTCACGCCCGGGGAGCTGGAGGGCTTCCCGCTGCCCCGCGCGTTCTCCCGGCTGGTGGAGGCGGCCGGACTGGTCCCTGCGGCGCCGGCCGGGCGCCCCGAGCGGAGGAGGTCCACCCGATGAGCCTTCCCGGCCAGGACGCCGGGCTCACGCCCATGTTCGCCCAGTACCGCGAGTTCAAGCAGCAGTACCCGGACGCGCTGCTCCTCTTCCGCCTGGGCGACTTCTACGAGCTCTTCTTCGAGGACGCCGAGGTGGCCGCGCGCGAACTCGACCTGGTGCTGACCGGCCGGGACGGGGGCAAGGCCCTGGGCCGCGTCCCGATGTGCGGGGTTCCCTACCACTCGGCCGACGCGTACATCGCCCGCCTCATCGAGCGGGGGCACAAGGTCGCCATCTGCGAGCAGATGGAGGACCCCCGCCAGGCGAAGGGGCTCGTCCGGCGCGAGGTCATCCGGGTGGTGACCCCGGGCACCCTGGTGGAGCCGCGGAGTCTCGAGGAGAAGGAGAGCCACTTCCTGGCGGCCGTCTGCCAGGGCCGGACGGGCTTCGGCCTGGCCTACGCCGATCTGTCCACCGGCGAGTTCGCCGCCTGCGAGCTCTCGGGCGCCCACGGGCTGCGCCAGCTGGTGGAGGAGCTGGGCCGGATCGAGCCGCGCGAGGTGCTGCTCGAACCCGGTCTGGAGCGGGCGCCGGGCATCACCGCGCCCCTGGAGCGCATGGGGGCGGCCCTCACCCCGTACGGCTCGGGGGCCTTCCGCCACGAGGCGGCGTACCGGCTCCTGTGCCGGCACTTCGGCACCCACTCGCTGCGCGGCTTCGGCGCCGAGGACAAGGAGCTGGCCGTGCGGGCCGCCGGCGCGGTGCTCCAGTACCTCGAGGAGACCCAGAAGACCACCCTCGGCCACATCACCGCGCTGAACGTGTACTACCCGGGGTCCTACCTGGTGCTCGACCCCGCGACGCGGCGCAACCTCGAGCTGACCCGGGCGCTCCGGGACGGGGGTCGCCGGGGGACGCTCCTGGA
Coding sequences:
- the mutY gene encoding A/G-specific adenine glycosylase, which gives rise to MADTLDRALLEWYDSRRRDLPWRRQRDPYRIWVSEVMLQQTRVETAIPYYLRWLERFPDLLSLARAPEEEVLALWSGLGYYSRARNLHAAVREVASRYGGEVPRDPDAFAALPGVGEYTAGAVLSIAYGLRLPAVDGNALRVLVRLGALEGDITRTAVRREAVRLAARLVPEDRPGDFNQALMELGGSVCVPRRPRCGDCPITAWCEARRRGLEGVLPRRTRRPAAPAVPLAAALIRDGSGRVGLARRPAVGLLAGMWGLPAFEVGAETPAGAVAAALERHLEEAHGLRVRVGPPVARARHVFSHRTWEMTAFAGDLLEAPPEGPGWRWLTPGELEGFPLPRAFSRLVEAAGLVPAAPAGRPERRRSTR
- a CDS encoding metal-dependent hydrolase, which codes for MDTLSHTLFGLSLTALRRPGTGPDEAVTVRAVRWTSVLGANLPDIDVVLLPGNPVNQIVYHRGITHSVPAAVVFAGLLTVFARWRWPRARSRTVFGWSLVSVLVGHLFADLITSFGTRILLPWDNTFYALDWIALTEPLIVLPLLLGALVAWRRPAAARRWLGAGLAAAMLFIGYRGVTHEVLLRRVVRTYAASGPVLSASMQPAYWRLTRYEYVVETPEAFRLGAVHPFGTPSEYAVYYKPLRSDPVVRAAESDPALGPILRFARHPLLTYTPGPDGYLVNITDFRGGFAFRFRLHLVPPAVAATAPGG